One Candidatus Binatia bacterium DNA window includes the following coding sequences:
- the ebs gene encoding membrane protein, with the protein MVVAPMTVLLFLAVLLASGIKIIREYERGVVLRLGRYVGSRGPGIIYVIPFVEQMYRMDLRTITLDVPSQDVITRDNVSVKVSAVLYFRVVDPGKAVVEVQNYLYATSQLAQTALRSVCGQAQLDELLAERDKFNAMLQEIIDANTEPWGVKVVLVEVKHIDLPEEMRRAIAQQAEAERLRRAKVIAAEGEYQAAGRLREAARVMEGGVAIQLRFLQTMSQIGTERNQTILFPFPTDLVRAWLEKSRA; encoded by the coding sequence ATGGTCGTGGCGCCGATGACCGTGCTTCTCTTCCTCGCCGTGTTGCTCGCGAGCGGCATCAAGATCATCCGCGAGTACGAGCGGGGCGTCGTGCTCCGGCTCGGACGGTACGTGGGCTCCCGTGGCCCCGGGATCATCTACGTGATTCCTTTCGTCGAGCAGATGTACCGGATGGATCTCCGGACCATCACGCTCGACGTGCCCTCGCAGGACGTGATCACCCGCGACAACGTGTCCGTGAAGGTGAGCGCCGTGCTCTACTTCCGGGTCGTCGATCCGGGAAAGGCCGTGGTCGAGGTGCAGAACTACCTCTACGCGACCTCGCAACTCGCGCAGACGGCGCTGCGCAGCGTCTGCGGTCAGGCGCAACTCGACGAGCTTCTGGCCGAACGCGACAAGTTCAACGCCATGCTGCAGGAGATCATCGACGCGAACACCGAACCGTGGGGGGTGAAGGTCGTCCTCGTCGAAGTGAAGCACATCGACCTGCCCGAAGAGATGCGGCGGGCCATTGCCCAGCAGGCGGAGGCCGAGCGTCTGCGTCGGGCCAAGGTCATCGCGGCCGAAGGCGAGTACCAGGCCGCGGGCCGTCTCCGGGAGGCCGCCAGGGTCATGGAAGGCGGGGTGGCGATCCAGCTCCGGTTCCTCCAGACGATGTCGCAGATCGGTACGGAAAGGAACCAGACGATTCTCTTTCCCTTCCCCACGGATCTGGTGCGCGCCTGGCTCGAGAAGTCCCGAGCCTGA